The Bacteroidia bacterium genomic interval TGCTTGTTTTCCTGTTCGGAAAAAGCCAGGTTTAATGTATTGAGCAATGCAGGCAGGGTTGACGATATGACGATTATGGCAGCGAACAAACTGGTAGAGATCCAGCATTTCCTCCGCTTCTTTTAAACTCCTGGAAACCGCTTTATAGACCTTTTGGTCAATCATGTGCCAATTGGAAAGGTTGTTGTCAGACTCAACCCTGACGATATCCTGAACGGAAATAAAATCACTTCCCTGCATGGTGGGGATAGAAATTTTGGGTTGACTCAAGTATTGGAATAGGTTACTAATCCCTTCAGGCTTGGCCTGATTTGTTGACTTTCCCTCGATAATCTTTACTGCCTTTTCTACTGCCGAAATGAGTTGGAGATCTGTGGGAGGTTTGAGTAAATAATGGCAGGCATTGACTTCAAAAGCCCTTATGGCAAATTCTTCATAGCCCGTTACGAAAATTATCTCGGGAACTTCTTTTAAACTGTTAAAGACTTCTTTCGCCAATTCCAGCCCATTCAATTGAGGCATTTGGACATCTGTAAATAGCAAATCTGGACTTAATTCCTTGATAAGTTGCAAGCCTTCTATAGGATCACTGCTGCTTGCAATTATTTCTACCTGGGGGCAGCGATTCTGGAGTTGATCTGAAAGGGATTTCAGATGCTGAGGATTGTCATCGATCAGTATGCTTCTCAGGGAAATGGCCATGTAGATTGCTTTGTCCGACGAAAATTGATAATTTATCAGAAGCGACTTTATGATTTTCGTAATATAAACCTTTATCAGGCAGCTTCAAGTTTTGCAGGCTTCAAATTACTCATCTGATAAGCAAATCTCCTTGCCGCTAAGCATGAAGTCTGGCCTCAGGCATCTCTTCTTCTGGGTTGCCTATTTATTTTATGATACCATTTCCACGGGTTCCATCCTCGACGATTTTCAATTGGCATTTTCCCGCTCCTTTATCCATGGAATCTTCCTGGCAGCTATGGTATACCTCAATCTCTGGGTACTATATCCAGTCTATTTTAAGTCCAGAAAAATTCCTCAATACATTTTGTATTCTATTCTTCTGGCCAGTTTTGCATTTATCCTCCGAACTCAGATAGATGTCTACATGAGTGTACTTACTTTCGATAAAGAGCGAAAGAGTGCTATTTATGATCCGACTGCAAAAATTCTGGAAAACCTTATTGAGGTAGAATTGTATCCCGCCCATACTTACCAGCTGGATAGTTTGCTTGTCCTTAGGGGAAATTTGGAAAATAAACAGCAGATAAACGAAGCCATTGTTGCTAGAAAAGATAAGGTAGTTCGTGATTGTCTGGAGGCTAAACCTTATGAAAGGATTTGGGAATACGGAAGTTTCTACCTCATAGGCATGTTTCTCGGAACAGGAATTGTCTACGCCATATTTAGCACTTTGAAATTGGTCCAGGACAGCTACCTGCGTTTCGAACATCAGCAGAATTATCTGCGTGCGGAAAACTTGCGATTAAGAACCCAGCTGAATCAGCATTTCTTATTCAACGCTCTTGCAAGCATTCATCATCGATTTCAATCTATAGATGATAAGGAAGGAAGAGAAATGACCCAGGATTTGAAATGGATGATACAGTATGCGATTG includes:
- a CDS encoding response regulator, coding for MAISLRSILIDDNPQHLKSLSDQLQNRCPQVEIIASSSDPIEGLQLIKELSPDLLFTDVQMPQLNGLELAKEVFNSLKEVPEIIFVTGYEEFAIRAFEVNACHYLLKPPTDLQLISAVEKAVKIIEGKSTNQAKPEGISNLFQYLSQPKISIPTMQGSDFISVQDIVRVESDNNLSNWHMIDQKVYKAVSRSLKEAEEMLDLYQFVRCHNRHIVNPACIAQYIKPGFFRTGKQAGGGQLSLSNGETIPVSREGRNRLKARKLIG
- a CDS encoding histidine kinase, whose product is MKSGLRHLFFWVAYLFYDTISTGSILDDFQLAFSRSFIHGIFLAAMVYLNLWVLYPVYFKSRKIPQYILYSILLASFAFILRTQIDVYMSVLTFDKERKSAIYDPTAKILENLIEVELYPAHTYQLDSLLVLRGNLENKQQINEAIVARKDKVVRDCLEAKPYERIWEYGSFYLIGMFLGTGIVYAIFSTLKLVQDSYLRFEHQQNYLRAENLRLRTQLNQHFLFNALASIHHRFQSIDDKEGREMTQDLKWMIQYAIEKCEKSEFVSLHDELSMAEKYMGFHSHLAGKIHFPAKEDATQDLALMPMLINPILENALKHGNLYKEDSFIRFEIDKKDEFLYLVLKNSFEENRSSFSFPSRTGFGIGLKNLKNRLKLFYQEEGDFELTYGKDETEMIFTVNIKVPLLKMESQEQDS